Proteins encoded within one genomic window of Dasypus novemcinctus isolate mDasNov1 chromosome 17, mDasNov1.1.hap2, whole genome shotgun sequence:
- the LOC105745995 gene encoding olfactory receptor 14A16-like, with protein MKNKTSVTEFILMGFSTNSDMYILHSVLFSFIYLWALMGNGLIIMITTLDQHLHTPMYFFLKNLSFLDLCLISITIPKSIVNSLTHNSSISFFGCVAQVFLVVLSAAAELFLLTVMSFDRYAAICHPLHYEVIMNMGTCTQMVAVSWLGGGLTAVMHTAGTFSLSFCGSNVVHQFFCDIPQLLAISCSEKLIREIVSILITVVVDCFCFIFITVSYIYIFSTVKKIPSTEGQSKAYSTCLPHLGVVVLFLSTGFIGYLKPTSRSPSISDPVISIFYTMVPPTLNPIIYSLRNKPMKLAVVMLIKKKLIKM; from the coding sequence atgaaaaataaaacaagtgtgACTGAATTTATTCTCATGGGATTTTCTACAAACAGCGATATGTACATTTTGCATTCAGTgctcttttcattcatttacttgtgggccctgatgggaaaTGGCCTCATTATCATGATCACAACTTTAGACCAGCACCTCCATACCCCAATGTACTTCTTCCTGAAAAATTTATCCTTCTTGGATCTCTGCCTCATTtccatcactatccccaaatccatTGTTAACTCCTTGACCCACAACAGTTCCATCTCATTCTTTGGCTGTGTTGCCCAAGTCTTTTTGGTGGTTTTATCTGCAGCTGCAGAGCTGTTCCTCCTCACAGTCATGTCCTTTGACCGCTATGCTGCCATCTGCCACCCACTGCACTACGAAGTCATCATGAACATGGGCACTTGCACACAGATGGTGGCTGTGTCTTGGCTGGGTGGGGGTCTGACTGCTGTGATGCACACAGCTGGAACCTTCTCCTTATCCTTCTGTGGGTCCAATGTGgtccatcagttcttctgtgacaTACCCCAGTTATTAGCTATTTCTTGTTCAGAAAAGTTAATAAGAGAAATTGTGTCCATCCTTATTACTGTGGTTGTGGATTgcttctgtttcattttcatcactgtttcctatatatatattttctccactgtaaagaAGATTCCATCAACAGAAGGCCAGTCAAAAGCCTATTCCACTTGCCTGCCACACCTGGGGGTTGTTGTATTATTTCTCTCTACTGGCTTCATTGGTTATCTAAAACCAACTTCAAGGTCCCCTTCTATTTCTGACCCTGTAATTTCTATCTTCTATACTATGGTACCCCCAACCCTGAATCCCATTATATATAGTCTAAGAAATAAGCCCATGAAGTTGGCTGTGGTCATGTTGATAAAGAAAAAGCTCATCAAAATGTAA